The following are encoded in a window of Brevibacillus ruminantium genomic DNA:
- the walK gene encoding cell wall metabolism sensor histidine kinase WalK gives MRSFRLFRLFKTVQWKVVVIYMLLILMAMQFIGAYFAREVESYYVNNFSETLNAQASLLATLSQSYLRPNEGKEQSTEEVRQGIDNLITHLVKLNGANVRVIDSNGTVISTTEDKRTIGQRNSQPEVTIALLGTRSESTRIDPRTGDRVKVLVLPVKGDNIVYGAVYMAASMEATYATVRKMNGILATGTMFALAITAALGVVLARTITTPVKEMTRQARAVSDGDFNRNVRIYSDDEIGQLGMAFNHMTLRLKEAITQQEEEREKLAGILSNMSDGVVASNRDGHIMLMNRTAEEMLQVTMTDCMTKGLTLYDLLRLPPEEEMPLYSQIEPLIIEMMLPNRDVLILRVTFTPLQHDSGRRGGIITVLQDVTEQQRLDQQRKEFVANVSHELRTPLTTVKSYVEALLDGAVDDPELSHRFLKVTMSETERMIRLVNDLLQLSRFDSQGIHLRYLETDANQLLRYAVNRFSLFGEQQGVQLRLETVENLPPVYVDKDAINQVLDNLLSNAVKYTPEGGSVVVTAQVNRHLKRLSISIADTGIGIPQRDLKRIFERFYRVDKARSRGQGGTGLGLAIARELVQAHGAEIEIDSDLNEGTTVTFWLPLARGGTAG, from the coding sequence ATGAGGTCGTTTCGACTGTTTCGCCTGTTCAAGACGGTCCAGTGGAAAGTAGTCGTCATCTACATGTTGTTGATCTTGATGGCGATGCAGTTTATTGGAGCCTACTTTGCACGCGAGGTGGAAAGCTACTACGTCAACAACTTCTCTGAAACGCTGAACGCGCAGGCGAGCTTGCTGGCTACCCTGTCCCAGAGCTATCTGCGTCCAAACGAGGGAAAAGAACAAAGTACGGAGGAAGTCCGGCAAGGCATTGATAATCTGATCACCCATCTGGTGAAGCTGAATGGGGCAAACGTACGTGTCATCGATTCGAATGGAACGGTGATCAGTACCACGGAGGACAAGCGAACGATTGGCCAGCGCAACTCCCAGCCAGAGGTGACGATTGCACTGCTGGGGACGCGCAGTGAATCGACGCGTATTGATCCGCGGACAGGGGATCGGGTCAAAGTTCTGGTGCTTCCTGTAAAAGGAGATAATATTGTCTACGGTGCGGTGTACATGGCGGCTTCGATGGAGGCTACCTATGCCACTGTCCGCAAAATGAACGGGATTCTCGCGACCGGAACGATGTTTGCCCTGGCGATTACAGCCGCTCTGGGCGTAGTCCTGGCCCGGACGATTACCACACCGGTCAAGGAGATGACACGTCAGGCACGGGCTGTTTCGGACGGGGATTTTAACCGGAATGTGAGAATCTACAGTGATGATGAGATCGGCCAGCTTGGCATGGCCTTCAACCATATGACGCTCCGGCTGAAAGAGGCGATTACACAGCAGGAAGAGGAGCGGGAAAAACTAGCCGGTATTTTGAGCAACATGTCCGACGGGGTGGTGGCTTCCAACCGGGATGGCCACATCATGCTGATGAACCGGACGGCAGAAGAGATGCTGCAGGTGACGATGACGGACTGCATGACAAAGGGATTGACGCTCTACGATCTGTTGCGTCTGCCGCCCGAAGAGGAAATGCCGCTCTACTCCCAGATCGAGCCGCTGATTATCGAGATGATGCTGCCGAACCGCGACGTGCTGATTCTGCGCGTGACGTTTACCCCGCTGCAGCATGACAGCGGCAGGCGCGGCGGGATTATCACCGTGCTGCAGGATGTAACCGAACAACAGCGGCTGGATCAGCAGCGCAAAGAGTTTGTGGCCAATGTGTCACACGAGCTGCGGACTCCGCTGACGACCGTCAAAAGCTATGTCGAGGCGCTGTTGGATGGAGCGGTAGATGATCCCGAGCTCTCGCACCGCTTCTTGAAGGTGACGATGTCGGAGACGGAGCGGATGATCCGTCTGGTAAACGATCTGCTTCAGCTCTCCCGCTTTGACTCGCAGGGGATTCATCTCCGCTACCTCGAAACGGACGCCAATCAATTGCTCCGTTATGCGGTCAATCGGTTTTCCCTGTTTGGGGAACAGCAGGGCGTTCAGCTTCGCTTGGAGACAGTGGAAAATTTGCCGCCTGTCTATGTGGATAAGGATGCGATCAATCAGGTGCTCGATAATCTGCTGTCCAATGCGGTCAAGTATACGCCCGAGGGAGGATCGGTCGTAGTGACCGCCCAGGTGAACCGTCATTTGAAGCGTCTGTCTATTTCGATTGCAGATACCGGTATCGGGATTCCCCAGCGTGATCTGAAACGCATATTTGAGCGCTTCTATCGAGTGGACAAGGCGCGCTCGCGCGGACAGGGAGGCACGGGTCTCGGTCTGGCGATTGCCCGTGAGCTTGTACAGGCGCACGGGGCAGAGATTGAGATTGACAGTGATCTAAATGAAGGAACGACGGTCACCTTTTGGTTGCCGTTAGCCAGAGGAGGGACAGCAGGATGA
- a CDS encoding M23 family metallopeptidase — protein sequence MQSAEWMAKLQNQTKRFVEASSTATKRAVERAITFVRTYKKQTLTIAAGLLLTTAIGASANYYYKSNIISIYHVAVNGQEIGIVNDPQVVHTWTKAKLEEEKAKHGLNLTMSDYITFSEEQLYKGQYDNEAAIKALSDIADIKVEAVKLVVDGNVIGYAESKEAAEKALTVVKEKFSGIPLEHVKKQTVAAASIGQPKAPLGVEVSIKEDVKMEGDSVTAAQVLPVDKLEELLSKGTFKQVTHTVVEGDCVGCIAKKYGITSKDIYANNPGITENTLLQLGQQINVTALRPLVTVQVKEEVTEKEAIPFATQIQNNEKLPKGESKVVQEGKEGSKSVRYQVVKENGQVVEKKILEQEVISQPVVKIVERGTKVIPSRGTGRLAWPARGTISSGFGMRWGRLHKGIDIAGSGAVRAADNGRVVSAGWDGDYGKAILIDHGNGMQTRYGHLNSINVKVGDVVSQGKQIGVMGSTGQSTGVHLHFEVIQNGRVQNPVRFLK from the coding sequence ATGCAAAGCGCCGAATGGATGGCGAAGCTGCAAAATCAGACAAAGCGATTTGTCGAAGCGAGCAGCACAGCTACAAAACGCGCGGTCGAGCGAGCAATCACGTTTGTCCGTACTTACAAAAAACAAACTCTAACCATCGCAGCAGGACTGCTACTGACGACAGCAATTGGGGCATCCGCCAACTATTATTACAAGAGCAACATCATTTCGATCTACCACGTGGCTGTAAATGGCCAGGAAATCGGCATCGTCAACGATCCGCAGGTGGTACATACGTGGACGAAGGCAAAATTGGAAGAGGAAAAGGCAAAACACGGCCTGAACTTGACCATGTCGGATTACATAACGTTTAGCGAAGAACAACTGTACAAAGGACAATATGATAACGAGGCAGCCATCAAAGCACTGTCGGATATTGCCGACATCAAAGTAGAGGCTGTCAAATTGGTCGTTGACGGAAATGTGATTGGGTATGCGGAAAGCAAAGAAGCGGCAGAGAAAGCACTAACTGTCGTAAAGGAGAAATTTTCCGGCATTCCGCTGGAACACGTCAAGAAACAAACGGTGGCAGCGGCCTCTATCGGTCAACCGAAAGCTCCTCTCGGTGTAGAAGTATCGATCAAAGAAGACGTAAAGATGGAGGGCGACTCGGTTACTGCTGCGCAGGTTTTGCCGGTGGACAAGCTGGAGGAGCTGCTGTCCAAAGGCACGTTTAAGCAGGTTACCCATACCGTAGTGGAAGGCGACTGCGTTGGTTGCATTGCCAAGAAGTACGGCATTACCTCAAAGGATATCTATGCAAACAATCCGGGGATTACGGAAAATACATTGCTCCAGCTGGGACAGCAGATTAATGTAACGGCCCTGCGCCCGCTGGTGACCGTTCAGGTAAAAGAAGAAGTGACGGAAAAGGAAGCAATTCCATTTGCGACACAAATTCAAAATAACGAAAAATTGCCAAAAGGCGAGTCAAAGGTCGTCCAGGAAGGAAAAGAAGGCAGCAAATCTGTCCGTTATCAGGTCGTGAAAGAAAATGGACAAGTTGTCGAGAAGAAAATCCTGGAACAAGAAGTGATCAGCCAACCAGTGGTCAAAATCGTAGAGCGCGGAACAAAAGTGATTCCTTCTCGTGGGACAGGCCGTCTCGCCTGGCCGGCAAGAGGTACCATCAGCAGCGGGTTTGGCATGAGATGGGGACGTCTCCACAAGGGAATTGACATCGCCGGTTCGGGTGCTGTACGTGCAGCGGACAACGGTCGCGTCGTCTCTGCAGGTTGGGATGGCGACTACGGGAAAGCGATCCTGATCGACCATGGAAATGGCATGCAAACCCGCTACGGCCATCTGAATTCCATCAATGTAAAGGTGGGAGACGTGGTTTCCCAAGGAAAACAAATTGGGGTCATGGGTTCTACCGGTCAATCTACAGGTGTCCACCTGCATTTTGAGGTTATACAAAATGGACGAGTTCAAAACCCGGTTCGTTTCCTGAAATAG
- the yycF gene encoding response regulator YycF, protein MAKLLVVDDEKPIADILKFTFEKEGYQVVCAYDGEEAILLVQEEKPDLILLDVMLPGRDGMDVCRSVRQTCDVPIIMLTAKDSEVDKVLGLELGADDYVTKPFSARELVARVKAHLRRQQPKNQEEQENHVLRVYELEIDLQSYTVAKVGEPLELTHREFELLVYLARHQGQVLTREHLLQSVWGFDYFGDVRTVDVTIRRLREKIEDDPSQPKYIITRRGLGYTMRNPGAGGSLG, encoded by the coding sequence ATGGCAAAACTCCTGGTTGTGGACGATGAAAAACCAATTGCCGATATCTTGAAATTTACCTTTGAAAAAGAGGGTTACCAGGTGGTTTGCGCCTATGACGGTGAGGAGGCAATTCTGCTCGTGCAGGAAGAAAAGCCGGACCTGATCCTGTTGGACGTCATGCTCCCCGGACGGGATGGAATGGATGTCTGCCGCTCCGTCCGTCAAACCTGTGATGTTCCGATCATCATGCTGACGGCCAAGGACTCGGAGGTCGATAAAGTACTCGGTCTGGAGCTGGGCGCAGATGATTATGTGACCAAGCCCTTCAGTGCACGGGAGCTGGTAGCTAGGGTTAAAGCACACCTGCGCCGCCAGCAGCCGAAGAATCAAGAGGAGCAGGAGAATCACGTGCTGCGCGTGTATGAACTGGAAATTGATCTTCAATCCTATACGGTCGCGAAGGTGGGGGAACCGCTGGAGCTGACCCATCGGGAATTTGAGTTGCTGGTCTATCTGGCGCGCCATCAGGGACAGGTTTTGACACGGGAGCATTTGCTGCAATCCGTATGGGGCTTTGACTACTTTGGGGATGTGCGGACAGTCGATGTGACCATTCGTCGGCTGCGAGAAAAAATCGAGGATGATCCGAGCCAACCGAAGTACATTATCACGCGGCGCGGACTTGGCTATACCATGCGCAACCCAGGGGCGGGAGGCAGCCTTGGATGA